From Candidatus Eremiobacteraceae bacterium, one genomic window encodes:
- a CDS encoding threonine/serine dehydratase: MTDRLDIHSLALGAETRIRPHVPETPLRRSDFLSDEHHADVYLKLENLQLTGSFKVRGAFTKLLSLGQRERSRGVVVASTGNHGLAMAYAMKRLGVAGIVFVPEGAAATKVDNIRRYGAEVRFHGPEGGATERHARSYAAEHGMVYVSPYNDVDVVAGQATVGVEIARQLDGVDVVIASLGGGGLIGGIAGFLKAASKRARVVAVSPRNSKAMMESVKAGRVIDTEHRPTLSDATAGGIDHDTITFDLCRLYVDDFVDVDEAAIRAGMRDVIEREHLLVEGSAAVAVAGLAELDGLAGKKIAVVLCGANIDASKLKEAL, from the coding sequence GTGACCGACAGGCTCGATATCCATTCCCTCGCGCTCGGCGCCGAAACGCGCATCCGTCCGCACGTCCCCGAGACTCCGCTGAGGCGGTCCGACTTCTTGTCGGACGAGCACCACGCCGACGTCTATCTCAAGCTCGAAAACCTCCAACTCACAGGCTCGTTCAAGGTACGAGGCGCTTTCACTAAACTGCTCTCGCTCGGGCAACGCGAGCGCTCGCGCGGCGTCGTGGTCGCGTCGACCGGCAATCACGGCCTCGCGATGGCGTACGCGATGAAACGCCTCGGTGTCGCCGGAATCGTTTTCGTACCCGAAGGCGCCGCCGCGACAAAGGTCGACAACATCCGCCGGTACGGCGCCGAGGTCCGCTTCCATGGACCTGAAGGCGGCGCGACCGAGCGGCACGCGCGATCGTACGCAGCCGAGCACGGGATGGTCTACGTCTCGCCGTATAACGACGTCGACGTCGTCGCCGGCCAAGCCACGGTGGGCGTCGAGATCGCGCGCCAACTCGACGGCGTCGACGTCGTCATCGCCTCGCTCGGGGGCGGCGGCCTCATCGGCGGCATCGCCGGGTTTCTGAAAGCCGCCTCGAAGCGCGCACGCGTCGTCGCCGTCTCGCCTCGAAATTCGAAAGCGATGATGGAGTCGGTCAAAGCCGGCCGCGTCATCGATACCGAGCATAGACCGACGCTCTCGGACGCGACGGCCGGCGGCATCGACCATGACACGATCACCTTCGATCTGTGCCGCCTGTACGTCGACGATTTCGTCGACGTCGACGAGGCCGCCATCCGCGCGGGGATGCGCGACGTCATCGAGCGCGAGCATCTTCTCGTCGAGGGTTCGGCGGCGGTCGCCGTCGCCGGTCTCGCCGAACTCGATGGCCTCGCCGGCAAGAAGATCGCCGTCGTCCTGTGCGGCGCGAATATCGACGCGTCGAAGCTCAAAGAGGCCTTGTAG
- a CDS encoding Cof-type HAD-IIB family hydrolase, translated as MSSVKLVAVDLDGTLVGPDLKISDSDRSAIEHAAAAGVEICIATGRLFSAGVPFARALGLHGFLISLNGAAVFDIDSATIERSVPLDAAIALEALEATRTAGMRVQLYFGDRLYLDGTDARTDEYLRLSRVEPVMVPDLGALLTGKAPGPGPMKLLAISDPSTVQEQVRELGARFGKRANVFRSLPQYLEVTDPQADKATALAWVASQRRLDRTEVAAIGDADNDAPMLRWAGRSYAVGNGSPLAKQAAQRVVAPLGAGVAEAFANLFDGVAFGRA; from the coding sequence GTGAGCTCCGTCAAGCTCGTCGCAGTCGACCTCGATGGGACCCTCGTCGGTCCGGACCTGAAAATATCGGACTCCGATAGGAGCGCCATCGAGCACGCCGCCGCCGCCGGCGTCGAGATATGCATCGCCACCGGCAGACTTTTCTCAGCCGGCGTGCCGTTTGCAAGAGCGCTCGGTCTGCACGGCTTTCTCATCTCGCTCAACGGCGCCGCGGTGTTCGACATCGACAGCGCGACGATCGAGCGTTCCGTGCCGCTCGACGCGGCGATCGCGCTCGAGGCGCTCGAGGCGACCCGCACCGCGGGCATGCGCGTCCAACTCTATTTCGGCGATCGGCTCTATCTCGACGGCACGGACGCCCGCACCGACGAGTACCTCAGGTTGTCGCGGGTCGAGCCTGTCATGGTCCCCGATCTTGGCGCGCTCTTGACGGGCAAAGCACCCGGGCCAGGGCCGATGAAACTGCTCGCGATCTCGGACCCGTCGACCGTCCAAGAGCAGGTGCGGGAGCTCGGCGCTCGCTTCGGCAAGCGAGCCAATGTGTTCCGCAGCCTTCCTCAATATCTCGAAGTCACCGATCCTCAAGCGGACAAGGCGACCGCGCTGGCGTGGGTCGCCTCGCAGCGACGGCTCGATCGGACGGAAGTCGCCGCCATCGGGGATGCGGACAACGATGCCCCGATGCTCCGTTGGGCCGGCAGATCGTACGCCGTCGGCAACGGCTCGCCGCTGGCAAAACAAGCTGCGCAGCGTGTGGTCGCGCCGCTCGGCGCCGGAGTCGCGGAGGCGTTCGCGAATCTCTTCGACGGGGTGGCCTTCGGACGTGCGTAG
- a CDS encoding FtsQ-type POTRA domain-containing protein — translation MRRRVKDSPHSIGVQVAVVALVLLATALVAFGFKEAGDPRLAFAGLNVSGEARTPVADVLYAAGFPKGTNVWLLDTAAARRRIEALPWVATAAVQRTWPNRISVSVTERQAVVRVRLSGASAEEPGASEALIDATGRVLDVSAVGRSDPREEQAAALPLIRIDPAPSGLEPGSPIPGDDFQQAYDALVQLRALGLRVSEVDLKPATGITVTSDDGLRAILGTEDDLAKKVTLFKSIVPKIAAPENVVYVDLRSVRAPTVLYR, via the coding sequence GTGCGTAGGCGTGTCAAGGACTCCCCGCATTCGATCGGCGTTCAGGTCGCCGTCGTGGCGCTCGTCCTGCTCGCGACGGCGCTCGTCGCGTTCGGATTCAAAGAGGCGGGCGATCCACGCCTCGCATTCGCCGGCTTGAACGTTTCGGGCGAAGCGCGCACGCCGGTCGCCGACGTACTCTACGCCGCAGGTTTCCCGAAGGGCACGAACGTCTGGCTCCTCGACACCGCGGCCGCGAGGCGCCGAATCGAGGCTCTTCCGTGGGTCGCGACCGCCGCAGTGCAGCGGACGTGGCCGAACCGAATCTCCGTCTCGGTCACCGAGCGTCAAGCGGTCGTGCGCGTGCGTCTCTCGGGTGCGTCGGCCGAGGAGCCTGGCGCCTCCGAGGCGCTGATCGACGCGACCGGGCGCGTTCTCGACGTCTCTGCCGTCGGTCGATCGGACCCAAGGGAAGAGCAAGCCGCCGCTTTGCCGCTCATCCGCATCGACCCGGCACCCTCCGGCCTTGAACCGGGTTCGCCGATACCGGGAGACGACTTCCAGCAGGCGTACGATGCGCTGGTCCAGCTGCGAGCTCTCGGACTCCGCGTCTCGGAAGTCGATCTCAAGCCGGCGACGGGCATCACCGTCACCTCCGATGACGGATTGCGCGCGATCCTCGGCACCGAAGACGACCTCGCGAAGAAGGTGACGCTCTTCAAATCGATCGTGCCCAAGATCGCGGCGCCGGAAAACGTCGTCTACGTCGACTTGCGAAGCGTGCGCGCGCCGACGGTGCTCTATCGATGA
- a CDS encoding DNA polymerase III subunit alpha has protein sequence MARSFVHLHVHSEYSLLDGACRINDLIGAAKEFDMPAIALTDHGVLYGALEFYFAARSQGIKPIIGCEMYVAPRGHRDRTARDEYHLTVLAADAEGYRNLIRLVSTGYIDGYYYKPRVDLDLLAAHNRGLIVLSGCLGGGVQQRLLKDDVAGARELLGSYRAIFGERFFIELHHHHMALEDKVRPQLRQLSAELGIRAVATNDSHYLRKDDAAAHDVLLCIGTGRMVSDPDRLRFDGDDFYVKSAEEMRELFDDDAAACDATIDIADMVDIDLESTSFALPAFPVPSGETDDKAYLRKLCMEGLVERYGRPEPKHLERVEQELSVINSMGYASYFLIVWDFVRYARERGIPVGPGRGSAAGSLVAYALRIADVDPFRYNLFFERFLNADRISMPDIDTDFCFERRDEVIEYVTEKYGKDRVAQIVTFGTMAARAAVRDVGRVMGVPLGDVDRIAKLIPNIPTNPVTIRQAIDTVPELTSVYQSSPQARNLLDTAMRVEGLARHASTHAAGVVIAPGPITDYAPLVRLGDDDINTQYSMEWVERVGLLKMDFLGLRNLTVIAAAAAEIKRTADPQFEIETIPLDDAKTYELLSAGQTTGVFQLESAGMRRYIAELKPTRIEDVIAMVALYRPGPMDWIPDFIAGKHGRRKITYLHPKLEPILEETYSVAVYQEQVMQICRELAGYTVAQADALRKVIGKKIKEKIPVEREKFVKGCVSHGIEAPLAERIWLFIEPFAGYGFNKAHSVCYGLLAYRTAWLKANHPLAFMAALLTSVKGNTDKVVEYLAECVSLRLPILPPDVNESSTDFTVVDGAIRFGLGALKNVGEGAIVELIAKRTNGPYASVADICARVDTRLVNRRVLESMIKGGALDSLPGGRSRQLAGIEAAIDYGQQLARDRDLGQTSLFGGHDTGSLPAPALPGAPELSPAARLSYEKEAIGVYLSGHPLADKAADLARKTTCSIASLRELPEDDFAVIGGVVSSTRRVVTKAGGQMLIARLEDMTSAVEVVVFPKWYAELAPIFADDAVVVVKGRVKERRAIGKPLAAVNVDAADDDRPEVSLHALEAWPLAHARAIGTRDYQPVVPRAVVNGVSATAATEKAEAGSIHVKLLGDAADARRLARLRELVLEAAGGSCRIVLHAGAGSDERKPLRQSVTPTAELRTELAAVFGGDNVWEAEA, from the coding sequence ATGGCGCGCAGCTTCGTCCACCTTCACGTCCATAGCGAGTACTCGCTCCTCGACGGCGCGTGCCGGATCAACGACCTCATCGGCGCGGCTAAAGAGTTCGACATGCCGGCGATCGCGCTCACCGATCACGGCGTTCTCTACGGTGCGCTCGAATTCTATTTCGCGGCCCGTTCGCAGGGCATCAAGCCCATCATCGGCTGCGAGATGTACGTCGCACCGCGCGGACATCGCGATCGGACGGCGCGTGACGAATACCATCTCACCGTGCTCGCGGCCGACGCCGAAGGCTACCGCAACCTCATCCGACTCGTCTCGACCGGATATATCGACGGCTACTACTACAAGCCGCGCGTCGATCTCGATCTGCTCGCCGCTCACAACCGCGGTCTCATCGTGCTTTCCGGCTGCCTCGGAGGCGGGGTGCAGCAGCGGCTGTTGAAAGACGACGTCGCCGGCGCGCGCGAGCTTCTCGGCAGCTATCGCGCGATCTTCGGCGAGCGTTTCTTCATCGAGCTGCACCACCATCACATGGCGCTCGAAGACAAGGTGCGCCCGCAGCTTCGACAGCTTTCGGCCGAGCTCGGCATCAGGGCGGTCGCGACGAACGACTCGCATTACTTGCGCAAGGACGATGCCGCCGCGCACGACGTCCTGCTGTGCATCGGCACCGGGCGCATGGTCTCCGACCCGGACCGGCTGCGCTTCGACGGCGACGACTTCTACGTCAAGTCGGCGGAAGAGATGCGCGAGCTGTTCGACGACGACGCTGCCGCGTGCGACGCGACGATCGACATCGCCGACATGGTCGACATCGATCTCGAGTCGACGTCCTTCGCGTTGCCTGCCTTCCCGGTGCCTTCCGGTGAGACCGACGACAAGGCGTATCTGCGGAAGCTCTGCATGGAAGGGCTCGTCGAGCGCTACGGCCGGCCGGAGCCCAAGCACCTCGAGCGCGTCGAGCAAGAGCTTAGCGTCATCAACAGCATGGGCTACGCGTCGTACTTCCTTATAGTGTGGGATTTCGTGCGCTACGCGCGCGAGCGAGGCATTCCGGTCGGCCCCGGTCGCGGCTCGGCCGCCGGCAGCCTCGTCGCGTACGCGCTGCGGATCGCGGACGTCGACCCGTTCCGCTACAATCTCTTCTTCGAACGCTTTCTCAACGCGGATCGCATCTCGATGCCCGACATCGACACGGATTTCTGCTTCGAGCGCCGCGATGAAGTCATCGAATACGTCACCGAGAAGTATGGGAAAGATCGCGTCGCCCAGATCGTGACGTTCGGAACCATGGCGGCGCGTGCCGCCGTGCGCGATGTCGGCCGCGTCATGGGCGTGCCGCTCGGCGACGTCGACCGCATCGCGAAGCTCATCCCGAACATCCCGACGAATCCCGTGACCATCCGCCAGGCGATCGACACGGTTCCCGAACTGACGTCCGTCTATCAGTCCAGCCCGCAGGCACGAAACCTGCTCGACACGGCGATGCGCGTCGAGGGTCTCGCTCGGCACGCGTCGACGCACGCCGCGGGCGTCGTCATCGCACCCGGTCCGATCACCGACTACGCGCCGCTCGTACGCCTTGGCGACGACGACATCAACACGCAATATTCGATGGAGTGGGTCGAACGCGTCGGTCTGCTCAAGATGGATTTCCTCGGCTTGCGAAACCTGACGGTCATCGCGGCCGCCGCAGCCGAGATCAAGCGGACGGCCGATCCCCAGTTCGAGATCGAGACGATCCCGCTCGACGACGCGAAGACGTACGAGCTGCTGTCGGCAGGTCAGACGACCGGCGTCTTCCAGCTCGAGAGCGCCGGCATGCGGCGTTACATCGCCGAGCTCAAGCCGACCCGCATCGAGGACGTCATCGCGATGGTCGCGCTCTATCGCCCCGGGCCGATGGACTGGATCCCGGACTTCATCGCCGGCAAGCACGGCCGGCGCAAGATCACGTATCTCCACCCGAAGCTCGAGCCGATCCTCGAAGAGACGTATTCCGTCGCGGTCTATCAAGAGCAGGTCATGCAGATCTGCCGCGAGCTCGCCGGCTACACCGTCGCCCAAGCCGACGCGCTCCGCAAGGTCATCGGCAAAAAGATCAAAGAGAAGATCCCCGTCGAGCGCGAGAAGTTCGTCAAGGGTTGCGTCAGCCACGGCATCGAGGCGCCGCTCGCGGAGCGGATCTGGCTGTTCATCGAGCCCTTCGCGGGTTACGGCTTCAACAAAGCGCACTCGGTCTGCTACGGGCTGCTCGCGTACAGGACCGCGTGGCTCAAAGCCAATCATCCGCTCGCGTTCATGGCGGCCCTGCTGACATCGGTGAAGGGCAATACCGACAAGGTCGTCGAGTATCTCGCCGAATGCGTGAGTCTGCGGTTGCCGATCTTGCCGCCCGACGTCAACGAGAGCAGCACCGACTTCACGGTCGTCGACGGCGCTATCCGGTTCGGTCTCGGCGCGCTCAAGAACGTCGGCGAGGGCGCCATCGTCGAGCTCATAGCGAAGCGCACGAACGGGCCGTACGCTTCGGTCGCGGACATCTGTGCCCGCGTCGACACGCGGCTCGTCAACCGGCGCGTTCTCGAGTCGATGATCAAGGGTGGTGCGCTCGACTCGTTGCCTGGCGGCCGCTCTCGCCAGCTGGCGGGGATCGAAGCGGCGATCGACTACGGACAGCAGCTTGCGCGCGACCGCGATCTTGGCCAAACGTCGCTCTTCGGCGGACACGACACCGGTTCTCTGCCCGCTCCGGCGCTGCCGGGCGCACCCGAGCTGTCGCCCGCAGCGCGCCTGTCGTACGAGAAGGAAGCCATCGGCGTCTATCTCTCGGGTCACCCGCTGGCGGATAAGGCGGCGGACCTCGCGCGCAAGACAACGTGCAGCATCGCGAGTCTGCGCGAGCTGCCCGAGGACGATTTCGCCGTCATCGGCGGCGTCGTGTCGTCGACCCGGCGCGTCGTGACGAAGGCCGGCGGCCAGATGCTCATCGCCCGCCTCGAAGATATGACGTCTGCCGTCGAGGTCGTCGTCTTCCCGAAGTGGTACGCCGAGCTCGCACCGATCTTCGCCGACGATGCCGTCGTCGTCGTCAAAGGCCGCGTCAAAGAGCGGCGCGCGATCGGGAAGCCGCTGGCGGCCGTCAACGTCGACGCCGCGGATGACGATCGGCCGGAAGTGAGTCTGCACGCGCTCGAAGCGTGGCCGCTCGCTCACGCACGTGCCATAGGCACTCGGGATTATCAGCCGGTCGTGCCGCGCGCGGTTGTGAACGGCGTGAGCGCGACGGCCGCCACCGAGAAGGCCGAAGCGGGATCCATCCACGTGAAGCTGCTCGGCGACGCAGCCGACGCGCGTCGTCTCGCTCGCCTTCGCGAGCTCGTCCTCGAAGCCGCCGGCGGCTCGTGCCGTATCGTGCTCCACGCGGGCGCCGGAAGCGACGAGCGCAAGCCGCTGCGCCAATCGGTCACGCCGACCGCCGAGCTCCGAACCGAACTTGCGGCGGTTTTCGGCGGAGACAATGTCTGGGAAGCGGAGGCGTGA